A genomic region of Campylobacter corcagiensis contains the following coding sequences:
- a CDS encoding DUF817 domain-containing protein — protein MILNRVDQILLDFSFREISGFKRFLIEFWFFGIKQARACLFAGLFFIALFLVPRDGFLGIYRYDLLLIIALLIQIFMFVFRLESKDEVKAICVFHLLGFILEVFKVSIGSWSYTDFAYTKILGVPLFSGFMYAAVGSYIVQCYRLFDLKVYHYPPQILAVFTSALIYINFFTHHYVGDFRYYIMAFILGLYARTFVCFTPLDIVRKMPLILAFILIGFFIWFAENICTFFEIYSYPNQLGAWDKVSFGKWNSWSLLVVLTFTITVFLKDIKKRVFVAVVS, from the coding sequence ATGATTTTAAATAGAGTTGATCAGATTTTACTTGATTTTTCTTTTAGAGAGATATCAGGTTTTAAAAGATTTTTGATTGAGTTTTGGTTTTTTGGTATAAAGCAAGCTAGAGCTTGTCTTTTTGCAGGGCTGTTTTTTATAGCCTTGTTCTTGGTTCCTAGAGATGGATTTTTGGGAATTTATAGATATGATTTGCTTCTTATCATAGCTCTTTTAATTCAAATTTTTATGTTTGTTTTTAGGCTCGAGAGTAAGGATGAAGTAAAAGCTATATGCGTTTTTCATCTACTAGGATTTATCTTAGAGGTTTTTAAAGTTAGTATTGGTTCTTGGAGCTATACTGACTTTGCTTATACTAAGATTTTAGGGGTTCCTCTTTTTTCTGGCTTTATGTATGCAGCAGTTGGGTCATATATAGTTCAGTGCTATAGACTTTTTGATCTTAAAGTTTATCACTATCCGCCTCAAATTTTAGCTGTTTTTACATCTGCTCTTATTTATATAAATTTCTTTACCCATCACTATGTTGGGGATTTTAGATACTATATTATGGCATTTATTTTAGGACTTTATGCTAGAACTTTTGTATGTTTTACACCGCTTGATATAGTTCGTAAAATGCCACTTATTTTAGCTTTTATTTTGATCGGGTTTTTTATATGGTTTGCGGAAAATATATGTACATTTTTTGAAATTTATAGCTACCCAAACCAGCTTGGAGCTTGGGATAAAGTAAGCTTTGGTAAGTGGAATTCATGGAGTTTGCTTGTGGTTTTAACCTTTACTATAACGGTATTTTTAAAAGATATTAAAAAAAGAGTCTTTGTAGCTGTAGTAAGCTAA
- a CDS encoding diacylglycerol kinase: protein MQNLDNKSRNQPKYSLFKNTSYALSGLRMVFRDESSFKLEFFIIAPFIIISLFLDVSLSEHLLLAGSMVIILIVECINSAIERCIDIVTNEYHILAKQAKDAGSGAVFLSISMAMITWISILWNLVF from the coding sequence ATGCAAAATTTAGATAACAAATCTAGAAATCAACCAAAATACAGCCTTTTTAAAAACACAAGCTACGCCCTTAGTGGGCTTAGAATGGTATTTAGAGATGAAAGCTCATTTAAGTTAGAGTTTTTCATTATAGCTCCTTTTATAATAATTTCGCTATTTTTAGATGTAAGCTTAAGCGAACATTTGCTGCTAGCTGGTTCTATGGTTATCATACTAATAGTTGAGTGTATCAACTCAGCCATTGAAAGGTGTATTGATATAGTTACAAACGAATACCACATACTTGCTAAACAAGCAAAAGATGCTGGAAGTGGGGCTGTGTTTTTAAGCATATCAATGGCTATGATAACGTGGATATCTATACTTTGGAATTTAGTGTTTTAG
- a CDS encoding TenA family protein, whose product MTLQGLIDKNIDVWDKFIHHEFINLIKTSKLSQDAFKDYLIQDYLFLRHFSRFFALAMYKSRDFEDMNFFFNLLENLVNLEIFHHINYCDEAGVSIDDMDKTDEGVGTIAYSRYLIDVANTYSIPEILVATAPYSIGLYDIAQELSKTSSAYKSWIDMHKNESFINTARKIEQFLNEKIADISYESEDGKVLNKVFRNACIAEAGMFTQSMERFQPKSLFSRIFGK is encoded by the coding sequence ATGACACTTCAAGGACTTATAGATAAAAATATTGATGTTTGGGATAAATTTATACATCACGAGTTTATAAATTTGATTAAAACCTCAAAACTAAGCCAAGATGCTTTTAAAGATTATCTCATTCAAGACTATCTTTTTTTAAGGCATTTTAGTAGATTTTTTGCTTTAGCTATGTATAAAAGTAGAGATTTTGAAGATATGAATTTCTTTTTTAATCTCCTTGAAAATTTAGTAAATTTAGAAATTTTTCACCATATTAACTACTGTGATGAAGCTGGAGTTTCTATAGATGATATGGATAAAACAGACGAAGGAGTTGGAACAATAGCCTACTCAAGATACTTAATAGATGTAGCAAATACCTACTCAATACCTGAAATTTTAGTAGCAACTGCACCTTATTCTATAGGACTTTACGATATCGCTCAAGAACTTAGCAAAACTAGTAGTGCTTACAAATCATGGATAGATATGCACAAAAACGAAAGCTTTATAAATACAGCAAGAAAAATCGAGCAGTTCTTAAACGAAAAAATAGCTGATATAAGCTATGAAAGTGAAGATGGAAAAGTACTAAACAAAGTCTTTAGAAACGCTTGTATAGCTGAAGCTGGAATGTTTACACAAAGTATGGAGAGATTTCAACCAAAAAGCCTTTTTAGTAGAATTTTTGGAAAATAG
- a CDS encoding nitrous oxide reductase accessory protein NosL, with the protein MRILVFLSVFFLNFIFCVEFSDFSGKKLSQCQNVHIAENMANKELYYCDLKELAYHMQSEDIKFSSIKALVDGKFIKNPLYTIENGNLKVLKDEKKELKILDLDSAFSVAYELKSKEIEAKRSKNLKKFYPMGKRIYEKLCPEISLVNFAYISQLKAEIIKKCKDLDDRKAQLVAEFLWANLSGDAIKFEAFEHEKCPVCGMFVYKYPRWAAVFGELDSKDRLVFDGVKDAMKFYFDYEKYGRRDFKFNGGFVSDYYTGNMIDITKAYFVAGSDVLGPMGDELIAFLNQSDARAFRLEHRGREILKFDDITKCVVLDLDGKSCEKE; encoded by the coding sequence ATGAGAATTTTGGTTTTTTTATCGGTTTTTTTTCTAAATTTTATATTTTGCGTGGAGTTTAGTGATTTTAGTGGCAAGAAACTAAGCCAGTGTCAAAATGTCCATATTGCAGAAAATATGGCTAATAAAGAGCTATATTATTGTGATTTAAAAGAACTAGCTTATCATATGCAAAGTGAAGATATTAAATTTAGCTCAATCAAAGCTTTAGTTGATGGTAAATTTATAAAAAATCCACTCTACACCATTGAAAATGGAAATTTAAAAGTTTTAAAAGATGAAAAAAAAGAGCTTAAAATTTTGGATTTAGACTCTGCTTTTAGTGTGGCTTATGAGCTTAAATCAAAAGAGATTGAGGCTAAAAGATCTAAAAATTTAAAGAAATTTTATCCAATGGGAAAAAGAATTTATGAAAAGCTTTGTCCTGAAATTTCACTAGTTAATTTTGCTTATATAAGCCAGTTAAAAGCTGAAATTATAAAAAAATGTAAAGATTTAGATGATAGAAAAGCTCAACTTGTGGCTGAATTTTTGTGGGCAAATTTAAGTGGTGATGCTATTAAATTTGAAGCTTTTGAACATGAAAAATGCCCAGTTTGTGGGATGTTTGTCTATAAATATCCAAGATGGGCTGCTGTTTTTGGAGAGCTTGACAGCAAAGACAGACTTGTATTTGATGGAGTAAAAGATGCTATGAAATTTTACTTTGATTATGAAAAATACGGGCGTAGGGATTTTAAATTTAATGGTGGTTTTGTGAGTGATTATTACACTGGAAATATGATTGATATAACTAAGGCTTATTTTGTGGCAGGAAGCGATGTTTTAGGTCCGATGGGAGATGAATTAATAGCATTTTTAAATCAAAGCGATGCAAGGGCTTTTAGGCTTGAACACCGAGGCAGAGAAATCTTGAAATTTGATGATATTACTAAGTGTGTAGTTTTAGATTTGGATGGAAAAAGCTGTGAAAAAGAGTAG
- a CDS encoding ABC transporter permease, producing MKTIFDYTLSSITRYGYKNLALMVIFAFLVFLMSCAMMITNSLNKEYKLISKDFPELLVQKNIGGRNVPINASDMDTFWDYPSISSIEGRVWGQYYFERNQIYLTIFGIKTFTDYYMDDIKKVAENFPEGENLMVASPEVLKFFKDDIYVYGGIPFFTPDNSLIKVSVGGEFKFKNALENADIIMLDENVTRKILGLSDDFYTDFVIRVLNHEEVDLTADKIRISNPTLKVITKDEMLRQYQLLYDYKSGWFLMLLMISFVTYAIILYDKASGLRSEERREIGILKALGWEISHIIRYKLLEASIMSVLAFLVGLIAAIFFVYGLNAPFLIRIFSGYDELKPSFELMFSVDFRLIALLFFTTVPLYIAVCIIPAWKVASWDAGEVLR from the coding sequence ATGAAAACGATTTTTGACTACACGCTTTCAAGTATAACTCGTTATGGATATAAAAATTTAGCATTGATGGTGATATTTGCATTTTTAGTTTTTTTAATGAGTTGTGCTATGATGATAACAAATTCGCTAAATAAAGAGTATAAGCTAATAAGTAAGGATTTTCCAGAACTACTTGTCCAAAAAAATATCGGCGGCAGAAACGTTCCTATAAATGCAAGTGATATGGATACATTTTGGGATTATCCAAGCATATCAAGCATAGAAGGTAGGGTTTGGGGGCAGTATTACTTTGAGAGAAATCAAATTTATCTAACTATTTTTGGGATTAAAACTTTTACTGATTACTATATGGATGATATCAAAAAAGTAGCTGAGAATTTTCCAGAAGGTGAGAATTTGATGGTTGCAAGTCCTGAAGTTTTAAAATTTTTTAAAGACGATATCTATGTTTATGGTGGGATACCGTTTTTTACTCCTGATAATAGTTTGATTAAAGTATCAGTTGGCGGAGAGTTTAAATTTAAAAATGCTCTTGAAAATGCCGATATTATAATGCTTGATGAAAATGTTACTCGTAAAATTTTAGGGCTTAGCGATGACTTTTATACAGATTTTGTTATTAGAGTTTTAAATCATGAAGAAGTAGACCTAACTGCTGATAAAATTCGTATATCAAATCCTACTTTAAAAGTGATAACAAAAGATGAAATGTTAAGGCAGTATCAGCTTTTATATGATTATAAAAGTGGCTGGTTTTTGATGCTTTTGATGATTTCATTTGTTACATACGCAATAATTTTATATGATAAAGCTAGTGGATTAAGAAGTGAAGAAAGGCGTGAAATAGGCATTTTAAAGGCTTTAGGGTGGGAAATTTCTCATATTATTAGATATAAGCTTTTAGAAGCTAGCATTATGTCTGTTTTGGCTTTTTTAGTTGGGCTTATTGCTGCTATATTTTTTGTATATGGCTTAAATGCACCTTTTTTGATAAGAATTTTTAGCGGTTACGATGAGTTAAAACCTAGCTTTGAACTCATGTTTAGTGTTGATTTTAGACTTATAGCTTTACTATTTTTTACAACCGTGCCACTATATATAGCTGTTTGTATCATACCTGCTTGGAAAGTTGCAAGCTGGGATGCTGGGGAGGTGCTAAGATGA
- a CDS encoding ABC transporter ATP-binding protein yields the protein MISLNGVSKIFNEGKSTEFSAVSDINFSVKEGETFFLKGISGSGKSTLLALIAGLYKPTSGTIFIDKTDITKLSIKFASKFRRENLGIIFQNFNLIPTLNVLDNVLLPTLPDGSGSIKKAKELLDKFHLIDKEKVLVKSLSGGEQQRVAIIRALINDPKIILADEPTANLDAKLSQNLLEYFKDMSDKTIIISTHDPFLLNSGIADASYELNKEHK from the coding sequence ATGATTAGTTTAAATGGAGTTTCTAAAATTTTTAATGAGGGAAAAAGTACTGAATTTAGCGCGGTTAGTGATATAAATTTTAGTGTAAAAGAGGGTGAGACTTTTTTCTTAAAAGGTATAAGCGGAAGTGGTAAAAGTACACTTTTAGCCTTGATTGCTGGGCTTTATAAACCAACAAGTGGAACCATTTTTATAGATAAAACTGATATAACAAAGCTTTCTATTAAATTTGCATCTAAATTTAGACGCGAAAATTTAGGCATTATTTTTCAAAATTTTAATCTTATTCCAACTCTAAATGTCCTTGATAATGTGCTTTTGCCAACTCTTCCTGATGGAAGTGGCAGTATAAAAAAAGCCAAAGAGTTACTAGATAAATTTCACTTAATAGATAAAGAAAAAGTCTTAGTAAAAAGCTTAAGCGGTGGCGAACAGCAACGCGTTGCTATAATTAGAGCTTTGATTAATGACCCTAAAATCATCCTAGCGGATGAGCCAACTGCAAATTTGGATGCAAAACTTAGTCAAAATCTTTTAGAGTATTTTAAGGATATGAGTGATAAGACGATAATTATCTCAACGCATGATCCGTTTTTATTAAATAGCGGCATAGCAGATGCCTCATATGAGCTTAATAAGGAGCATAAATGA
- a CDS encoding biotin/lipoyl-containing protein has product MAKKFIDIMDTTFRDGFQSVFGARVLMDDFLPAVSAAKEAGITHFEFGGGARFQSLFFYLNENAFDMMDKFREIVGKDVNLQTLSRGINTVTLDTGSREMIDLHAKLFKKHGTTTIRNFDALNDVENLKYSGERITHHGLKHEIVITMMDLPLGCKGAHDAAFYEKVLREILKSEIPFDSLCFKDASGTSSPQKVYETIKIARKLLPQDTHIRLHTHETAGVSVGCYLAALEAGVDGIDLAAHPVSGGTSQPDILTLIHATKGKDYDLGGLDPEKILKYEEVLYECLKDYFMPPEATKVNPIIPFSPMPGGALTANTQMMRDNNILDKFPEVIKAMREVVEKGGFGTSVTPVSQFYFQQAFNNVMFGPWKKIAEGYGKMVLGYFGKTPVPADSKIIELAKNELKLEPTTRSAIDIADEDYSKSSEFARSVLEKEGIEATDENIFIYLACKDKGLNFLKGHGDIKVRKGGNSNQTPIKQGDYTIVVNGVKYNTSIAYGHDANIEVVSVFKEGENAPKTRTISENDILSEIAANVYKVLVKPGEKVKAGQPIVVLEAMKMEIEVVAPKDGEIKEVFVKVGGVVESGEPLASY; this is encoded by the coding sequence ATGGCAAAGAAATTTATTGATATTATGGATACGACTTTTAGAGATGGATTTCAATCTGTCTTTGGAGCAAGAGTTTTGATGGATGATTTTCTACCAGCAGTAAGTGCAGCAAAAGAAGCTGGTATTACTCACTTTGAATTTGGTGGTGGAGCTAGGTTTCAAAGTCTGTTTTTCTATCTAAATGAAAATGCTTTTGATATGATGGATAAATTCCGCGAAATTGTAGGAAAAGATGTAAATCTTCAAACCTTAAGTCGTGGAATAAACACCGTAACACTTGATACTGGAAGCCGTGAAATGATAGATTTACACGCAAAACTGTTTAAAAAACATGGCACGACTACTATTAGAAATTTTGATGCGTTAAATGATGTAGAAAATTTAAAATATAGTGGCGAAAGAATCACTCATCATGGGCTAAAACATGAGATAGTTATAACCATGATGGATCTTCCACTTGGATGCAAAGGCGCACACGACGCGGCATTTTACGAAAAAGTTTTAAGAGAAATTTTAAAAAGTGAAATTCCTTTTGATAGTTTGTGTTTTAAAGATGCAAGTGGAACTTCAAGCCCACAAAAAGTTTATGAAACAATAAAAATAGCTAGAAAACTACTTCCACAAGATACACATATCAGACTTCATACACATGAAACAGCTGGAGTTAGCGTTGGGTGCTATTTAGCTGCGCTTGAAGCTGGCGTAGATGGTATAGACTTAGCAGCTCATCCAGTAAGTGGTGGAACAAGCCAACCTGACATATTAACTCTAATTCATGCCACAAAAGGCAAAGATTACGATCTTGGCGGTCTTGATCCTGAAAAAATTCTAAAATATGAAGAGGTTCTTTATGAGTGCTTGAAAGATTACTTTATGCCACCTGAAGCAACTAAAGTAAATCCTATAATACCATTTTCACCGATGCCAGGTGGAGCACTTACTGCAAATACCCAAATGATGAGAGATAACAATATCTTAGATAAATTTCCAGAAGTTATAAAAGCTATGCGTGAAGTGGTAGAAAAAGGTGGATTTGGAACAAGCGTAACGCCAGTTAGTCAGTTTTACTTCCAACAAGCATTTAATAATGTAATGTTTGGACCTTGGAAAAAAATAGCTGAAGGTTATGGCAAAATGGTTCTAGGATACTTTGGTAAAACCCCTGTGCCGGCTGATTCAAAAATTATAGAACTAGCTAAAAATGAGCTCAAACTTGAACCAACTACAAGAAGTGCTATTGATATAGCTGATGAAGATTATAGTAAAAGCAGTGAATTTGCTAGAAGTGTTCTTGAAAAAGAGGGCATTGAAGCTACAGATGAAAACATATTTATCTATCTAGCTTGTAAAGATAAGGGGCTAAATTTCTTAAAAGGTCACGGTGACATAAAGGTAAGAAAAGGTGGAAATTCAAATCAAACCCCTATAAAACAAGGTGATTATACTATCGTGGTAAATGGCGTTAAATACAACACTTCTATAGCTTATGGTCATGATGCAAATATTGAAGTTGTAAGTGTATTTAAAGAAGGAGAAAATGCTCCAAAAACAAGAACTATCTCTGAAAATGACATCTTATCTGAGATAGCAGCTAATGTTTACAAGGTCTTAGTAAAACCAGGAGAAAAGGTAAAAGCTGGTCAACCTATTGTGGTTCTAGAAGCTATGAAAATGGAAATAGAAGTAGTTGCCCCAAAAGATGGAGAGATAAAAGAGGTCTTTGTAAAAGTTGGTGGAGTTGTAGAAAGTGGAGAGCCATTAGCTAGTTATTAA
- a CDS encoding FAD-dependent oxidoreductase, translating into MQEKHYEVVVIGGGISGTALAYTLARYTNIKSLALVEKYYGFSTLNSKRTSNSQTIHCGDIETNYDYKKAAKVKENADMVVNYCTRNGYENKFIFQTQKIALGVGEKEVDEIRKRFAEFRTLYPYLELYEKSDLKEIEPRVVFDENANERPENIVAMGVRSGVYTTVDYGAMSVSFIENAKKENKIFDTYLNSEVINIDQIGSKFYIQTKNHLSISADYVVVNSGAHSLFLAHKMGEGKEYGTVSIAGSFYMSKMKLLNGKVYMVQNPKLPFAALHGDPDLTSKNGATRFGPTALILPKLERYHGLKSVPEFFNALSFDRDILAVAKELFSDKEIRSYILRNLLFEVPIYNKKLFVKDARKIVPSLKASDIYYAKGFGGVRPQAIDKKNKKLLLGEASINTDYGIVFNMTPSPGATSCLGNARKDAILACDFLGKSFDDAKFTLEIC; encoded by the coding sequence ATGCAAGAAAAGCACTATGAAGTTGTAGTTATTGGTGGGGGGATAAGTGGTACGGCACTAGCTTATACTTTAGCTAGATATACAAATATTAAAAGCTTAGCTTTAGTTGAGAAATACTACGGCTTTTCAACACTTAACTCAAAACGCACCTCAAACTCTCAGACTATTCACTGCGGAGATATAGAGACAAATTACGATTATAAAAAAGCTGCCAAAGTTAAAGAAAATGCTGATATGGTGGTAAATTACTGTACTAGAAATGGCTATGAGAACAAATTTATATTTCAAACGCAAAAAATAGCCCTTGGTGTAGGGGAAAAAGAAGTAGATGAGATAAGAAAGAGATTTGCTGAGTTTAGAACTCTTTATCCATATCTTGAACTTTATGAAAAGAGTGATTTAAAAGAGATTGAACCACGAGTTGTATTTGATGAAAATGCTAACGAACGCCCTGAAAATATCGTAGCTATGGGCGTAAGAAGTGGTGTTTATACGACTGTAGATTATGGTGCTATGAGTGTTAGCTTTATAGAAAATGCCAAAAAAGAGAATAAAATTTTTGATACTTACTTAAATTCAGAAGTGATAAATATAGACCAAATCGGCTCTAAATTTTACATACAGACAAAAAATCATCTCTCTATTAGTGCTGATTATGTTGTTGTAAACTCAGGTGCTCACTCACTTTTCTTAGCACATAAAATGGGCGAAGGCAAGGAGTATGGCACGGTTTCAATAGCAGGTAGCTTTTATATGTCAAAAATGAAACTTTTAAATGGCAAGGTTTATATGGTTCAAAACCCAAAGCTTCCATTTGCTGCACTTCATGGTGATCCTGATTTAACTTCTAAAAATGGTGCTACTCGTTTTGGACCAACTGCTCTAATTCTTCCAAAGCTAGAGCGTTATCACGGGCTAAAAAGTGTGCCAGAGTTTTTTAATGCTTTATCTTTTGACAGGGATATTTTAGCAGTAGCAAAAGAGCTTTTTAGCGATAAAGAGATAAGAAGCTACATTCTTAGAAATCTTCTTTTTGAAGTTCCTATTTATAATAAAAAACTTTTTGTAAAAGATGCTAGAAAAATAGTGCCATCTTTAAAAGCTAGTGATATCTACTACGCTAAGGGTTTTGGCGGAGTTAGACCTCAAGCTATTGATAAGAAAAACAAAAAGCTTTTACTAGGCGAGGCAAGTATAAATACTGATTATGGCATTGTTTTTAATATGACTCCAAGTCCAGGTGCTACAAGCTGTTTAGGAAATGCTAGAAAAGATGCCATCTTAGCGTGTGATTTTCTAGGCAAAAGCTTTGATGATGCTAAATTCACACTTGAGATTTGCTAA